The sequence GATGCGGGTGGCTTCGGGAACAGCCTTGCCGCAGAGGCGCTGCGCTACTCCGGCACCCCGGTCAGTTACGATCCAGCCTACTATAAAATCCCCAGCCCCGGCGGCGATGTTCCGGCCAACAAGGGGGTCGCTGCGGATCTCGTCGTCCGCTGCTACCGCAAGCTCGGCATCGATCTCCAGCAGGAAATCCAGGACGACATGGCAAGGCATTTCCGCGTCTATCCCCAGCTCTGGGCCGCCCAGGGTCCGGACGCGAACATCGATCACCGCCGCGTCCAGAACCTCCATCGCTTCTTCAGCCGCAAGGGTCAGACACTTTCCACCAACAGCGACCCCTCCGGATACAAGCCCGGCGATGTCGTCGTCTGGGCTCTCGCCAATGCTGCGGACATGCATGTCGGCATCGTCGTCCCCGGCCCTGTCGGCTCCGGGGATGCGCCGTGGATCGTTCATCATCCCGCAGGCGGTGGCGTGAAATGGGAGGAAGCGGTCTTCCAATACCAGATCCTCGGCCATTTCCGTTACCCCGCCGAGTGAGCCAGCCCGGCGCTTTGGTGTTGGTGATCCAGGCTTTGTGTGATTCCGTCCACGCCGGACGATACTTGGAACGATGTCAACCTGGCGACCCATTGCGAAAACCCCACTTTGGAAACGGTGGCTCCCGTCATGGCTCCATGCCCCCTTTGTCATCCTTTTCCAGCTTTCCATTGCGGCCGCACTGATCCTCCTTGGGCTGGCCTTCTTCTATTTCACCATTTCCTCGAGGTTCGACCTCGCGGAGATCGCGAAGTTGCCCGGAGGCATCGTGCTTTATGACCGGTATGGCAAGGAAATCGATGCTCCGGGAGCCACAGGCAGGCGCATCGTCTCCCGCGGCGAGATCCCGGAATTCATGGTCGAGGCGCTCGCCGCCCGAGAGGATGCCCGGTTTTTCGAACACGGCGGGGTTGATTTCCGGGGCCTTGCCCGCGCCACCGTACGCAACGTGAAGGACAGGGATTTCACCCAGGGTGCCTCCACGCTGACGATGCAGCTCGCCCGCAACACCTACGACATGCGCGCCAAGTCCCTGCATCGCAAGGCGCTGGAGATCGCGCTGACCCTAAGGATCGAAGCCCGTTACTCAAAGGACGAGATCCTCACCAGCTACCTGAACCGCATCTACTTCGGCTCCGGTGCCTACGGCGTGGAGCAGGCGGCCCGCACCTACTTCGGGAAAACCGTTTCCCAGCTCAATCCCGGCGAGTGCGCCATGCTCGTCGGCATCATCCGCGGACCGCATATCTTCTCCCCGCTCCGCGATCTGGATGCCGCCGAGGAGCAGCGCGACCAGACCCTCTCCCGCATGGTGGATGCGGGCTTCATCACCCGCGAGAGGGCGGATGCAGTCAGGGTGATCGAGATCCGCCTGGTGAAGGGCACCGCTTCGGAAAACCGTGCCTCCTATGCCGTCCGGCAGGTGAAAGCCAGGCTGGAGCAGGTGATGGCGCAGGAACAGATCACGTCCTCGGGCCTGAGAGTCCACACCACACTCGATGCAGGCTGGCAGGCTCGGCTCGAATCGGAACTCGCCCGCGCCGTCTCCGCGCTGGAAGCCGAGAAGGGCTGGCCCCACCCAAGCCACTCGGCGCATGAGCCTGGAACGGAGGCCGGATACCTCCAGTTTGCCGCCGTCACCACCGAGACGAAAACCGGAGCCGTGCTCGCATTGATCGGTGGCCGGGACTTCGCCGACTCGCGTTACGATCGCACCCGCTCCCAGCGCGATCTCGGCTCCGCCTTCGAGCCTTTCGTCGCCGCCGCCGCGGCAGAAAGGGGGAAACTCGTCCTTCCCGGCAAGCCTGTCCAGACCGGCAGGCAGATCGGCCCGGCGGAGGTGCAAAGGCTGGCGAAACGCTGCGGGTTTTCAGGCCCCTTCCTCGATACGGAAGACCTTTTCCGGGGCGCTGTGGCCGCCACTCCCATGGAAATGTCCGTCGGGCTGGCTACCCTCGGCAACGGCGGGAAAAAGCCCAAACCATACCTCATTTCACGAATCGCGGATGCCGATGGGAAGACGATCTACAATGCCCGCCCGTCCGTAACCCAGGCACTCAGCAAGGAGGCTGCGGCGGAATCCGTCCGAGTGCTGAAAAACCGCTCCGGAACACGCTGTTTCACCGGCGCGACAGGATCTGAGCGCGACGCCTGGACATTGCGCCTCGGCCCCAGCGGTTCCACCGCAATCTGGATCGGCTTCGATACGCCGACCCGCATCGCCGGCGAGGCAAGGCTCAACGCACTCCTCGATGAATTCGTCGAGCGGCTCGGAAACTAGCTCCCTGCACGATGTTTTCCCGCAGGCTGGCATTCGGTCGCATTCCCGCAGCATAACATCCACCAGCCGGCATTTTCCACTTCAGCGATAAGAGGGCATCGCTCGCTTTTGGAAGTGCAAAGTCATCCCGGCTGCACGAGAACCGGATATGCCGCTTGTCTCTGTCGTTCTTCCTTTCCGCGACGCGGTGGTGACCCTGGCGGATGCCGTCCGCAGCATCCTGCGGCAGGAATTCCGCGACATCGAGCTCATCGCCGTGGATGACGGCTCCCGAGACGGCTCCGCCGCGTCCCTGGCCGGGATCGGCGACACCAGGTTCAGGCTGGTTCGCAACCGGCTTCCCTGCGGCGTCGTGGCAGCCACGGCGACAGGGCTTGGCTTGGCCTGTGGTGAATGGTTCGCGCGGATGGATGCGGATGATATCTCGCTGCCACGGCGCATCGGCGAACAGCTCAAGGCTGCGGATGAAAGTGTGGGGGTGGTGACTTGCGGGGTGGAATCCATCGGCTGCAAGGGAGACGGCATGAGGCGCTACGTCGATTGGACGAACAGCCTGGCCGATCACGATGCGATGGCGCGCTGCCGCTTTGTGGAGTCCCCGGTCATCAACCCCACGGCGCTGGTGCGCATGGATTGGATGCGGCGCGTGGGCGGCTATCACGATACCCCATGGGCGGAGGATCATGATCTCTGGCTCAGGCTTTTCGCGGCAGGCTGCCGCTTCGCAAGGGTGCCGGAAATCCTATTCCAATGGAGGGACTCACCGGGGCGCCTGACCCGGCGCGATCCCCGTTATGGCAGCGTGGCAAGAAGCCGCATGCGGGCGCACCATCTGAAAATCCTCCCAGGCGTCCGCGAGAACGGCATCGTCATCGCAGGCGCCGGGCCGATCGGCAAACGGCTCGCGCTGGATCTCCTTGGCGAGGGGGTGGAGGTGAAAGGGTTCTTCGATGTGAATCCGGCGCGTGTCGGTCAGTGTATCCACGGTGCCAGGGTGGCCGCAGCCGGGCAGATGGCCTCGAAATGGCGCGAAAGCATCTTGCTGGGTGCCGTCGGCCTCAAAGGGGCGCGCGACTCGGTTGCCCGAATGGCCGCTTCCGCTGGACGCCGCGAAGGCGAGGACTTCTGGGCCGTTTGCTGAAAAGCGGATATCCGCCTCCCAAAAGAACGTAATTGAACAACGTCCGCCTTCCGTCATATTGGCGCGTAAGAATCCATCCCAAGCAATCCATGAAACAACCAATCCGTATCCTCGCATCCATCGCCCTTGGCGGTGCCGCCATCCTCCTGAGTTCCTGCGGGAACATGAGCTCCAGCTCGGGCACCGCCTTCTCCTTCGACCCACCGGCCAAGAAACCCGGCAACCCTTCCGCCGTGAAAGTCCACATCAGCACAGGTGCCGGTAAACTCTATGTGACGGAAGGGAATGAAGTGCTCCTCGCCACGCCTGTCTGCGTCGGCACAAGCGCCACGCCCACGCCCCATGGGAATTTCAGGATCACCTCAAAGACACGCCACCGCCGCCGTGCTAGCAACCCCGGCGCAGGCTATCCGATGACCTACTGGATGTCATTCTACAGCCCCGCATACGGGATGCACTGGGGTTTTGTGAAACCATATCCCTCCACCCACGGCTGCGTCCGAATGCCGCTCAATTCCGCCCGTAAGGTTTTCGACATGACCCGCGTCGGCACCCCTGTGAACGTCGCCAGCTCCCAGCCATGGGACTCCACCATTGGCGCGAAACTACCCCGCCTCGATGACGGCCCGCTGCCCAATCCACCGGATTCCTACATGAAGAGCGCCAAGGTCTTCGAGGATCACGAAAAAGGCAAGATGTGGGACTTCCGGTGATTTTCCGGATTTTCAAAAAGCCGTCGGGATAGAGATCCAGATCCCGGCGGCTTTTTTGTATTCCGGGGAAACCTTCAGTCCGCCAACGAGAAACCCTTTCGGGAATGCCTGCATCGAAGCGGTTCGCCCTCCTCGTTTGGATTCCAGCCGTTCGCGTTGCCAAAATCGATGGCTTCCCCGACGAGCGAGAGCTTTACGATGCGGGGTAGCTCCGCGATCAGTTCCCGGCCACCGATCGCAGCGTTCGTGTAGATCGAGACCTCGTTTACGCCGTTGCGCTGCTTCATGAGCCAGCGGTATTGGACGTCGCGATGGTTCAGGGTCCTGTAGCCTTTCTGTGAAAATGACATGGTCGTAGCAGCCATCATGAACCACAGCCCGGAGGATGAGAATGCTTTTGTCCGCATTTCTCTGCGGCGGTTCCGTTGGAGCTAGGGCTTGTCCGCTTGCTTTCCGGTATCATGCGGCGTGCCCTTTTCCACCGGTTTCCCGGCCTCAACCCAGGCAGTGATCCCGCCGGATATCTCATGTACGGCATATCCCGCCGCCCGCAGTTTTTCCGCCGCAATGGCACTTCGTTTGCCGCTCCTGCAATAGACAAGCACTTCCTTTTCGGGATCCAGCACGGCCTTGGCCAGGAAATCGTCTTCCGTGACGGTTACCAGCTTCGCGCCTTTCAAATGGCTCTCGTCCCACTCTTCCTTTGTCCGAACATCGATCAACTGGACATTCGCGGCGAGAAGCTGCTCCGCACGGTCGATCTGCAGAGGCTCGGTTTTTTCATTCCCTCTTGCCGGCAACATGAGCAGCGAGGCAATCAGGCAGGAGCGGATGATTTTGTCGATTCCCATGATGGAAACATGGCTTTGATTCGAATCCCGCGCAAGTCCCATGCCACAGTGCGGAACGATTGCCCGCTACCCCCGCACCCTCCTGCGCCAAACCACAAACGGGATGGTGACCAGATACATGATGATGCTGTAGACCGCAGACGGGACGGTGGTGGGAGGCAATGCCTCGGAAGAACCAAGGGCTACCAGCGATCCGACCGCAATCCCCAGCGTGCCGTTCTGCACGCCCGCCTCGATGGATACCGTTGAGGCATCCTCCGATCCCAGCCCCATGACACGGCTGGCTGCAAGGCCTATCGCCAACATGCCGATGTTGAGCAAAACCAGCGCCGGCCCGAGGTTCGGCAGGTTGCCGGAAAAAACCGCCCAGTTGCTGGCCAAGGCCGCCACGATGATGACGAAAAACAGGATCATCGCCGTCCTGGAAACCGCGCCGGAGATGCCCGCAACAAGCTGCGGCGCAAGGGCTGTGACGAGCATCCCCAGCGCCACCGGCACCGCAGTGATGAGGAACATCGTCATCCCCAGCGCCAGGATATCCACATCGGGCGCATCCTTCCCCATGAAATGCCCCACGCTCAGGGCGACGAGAACCGGCACGGTGACGATGGCCGCCAGGCTTGTGACGGCCGTGAGGGAAATCGAAAGGGGCGTGTTGCCATTGCTCAGGCGGGTCAGGACGTTGGAGGTCACGCCGCCGGGGCAGAAGGAGAGGATCATAACGCCCACCGCGATATCCGGCGGAAAGGAGAATGCCGTCACCAGGCCGAAGGCAAAGGCCGGCAGCAGCAGGAGCTGGCAGGCGGCACCGGTCAAAAACGCCCTCGGATACCGCAAGATCCGGGTGAAATCCGTCTTCCGCAGGCCCAGACCCAACGAAAACATGATGAAAGCAAGGATGAGTGGCAGTCCAATTTTGACGATCATTTGGCGCAGGTTTTCTTAGGTCGCACTCCTATCCCGGAGACGGCGCACAGGCAATGCATCTTCTTTGTCCTGGGTTCCAACAAGGATGAAGATGGTGCAACAGCAGGACATCTGGAAGATCCGCGGTGGTTTTTCATGGCAAGCCAACGACACAGGAATATGGGTGGATGGCAAGCTTATGCCTTGTAGCCTTCCAGGGCGTTTTTCAGGAACGGAGCGGTGCGTGAAGTCTTGGATTTCGCCACCTTCTCCGGTGTCCCCTGCGCCACGATCTTCCCACCGTTTTCTCCGGCTTCGGGGCCGATGTCTATGATCCAGTCGGCCTCGGCGGCGACGGCCATGTGGTGCTCGATGACGACGACGGTGTGGCCCTCTTCCACGAGGCGGTGGAGGATGTCGATGAGGCGTTTCACGTCCTCCAGGTGGAGGCCGACGGTGGGCTCCTCGATGAGGTAGAGGTTCCGTGTCTTGAGCTGGGCGTTGTTGAGGGTGGCCTTCATGCCGCGGCCCTTGATGAGCTCGGAGACGAGCTTGATGCGTTGG comes from Akkermansiaceae bacterium and encodes:
- a CDS encoding DUF1287 domain-containing protein, with the translated sequence MSRPRSGYYSAIEYIGPRPQKPKRQNFFGGWVIVAIAVGAGIFFGKPLIGGAFAADKGPSGEDAEVIVSQLKDAGGFGNSLAAEALRYSGTPVSYDPAYYKIPSPGGDVPANKGVAADLVVRCYRKLGIDLQQEIQDDMARHFRVYPQLWAAQGPDANIDHRRVQNLHRFFSRKGQTLSTNSDPSGYKPGDVVVWALANAADMHVGIVVPGPVGSGDAPWIVHHPAGGGVKWEEAVFQYQILGHFRYPAE
- a CDS encoding transglycosylase domain-containing protein, with protein sequence MSTWRPIAKTPLWKRWLPSWLHAPFVILFQLSIAAALILLGLAFFYFTISSRFDLAEIAKLPGGIVLYDRYGKEIDAPGATGRRIVSRGEIPEFMVEALAAREDARFFEHGGVDFRGLARATVRNVKDRDFTQGASTLTMQLARNTYDMRAKSLHRKALEIALTLRIEARYSKDEILTSYLNRIYFGSGAYGVEQAARTYFGKTVSQLNPGECAMLVGIIRGPHIFSPLRDLDAAEEQRDQTLSRMVDAGFITRERADAVRVIEIRLVKGTASENRASYAVRQVKARLEQVMAQEQITSSGLRVHTTLDAGWQARLESELARAVSALEAEKGWPHPSHSAHEPGTEAGYLQFAAVTTETKTGAVLALIGGRDFADSRYDRTRSQRDLGSAFEPFVAAAAAERGKLVLPGKPVQTGRQIGPAEVQRLAKRCGFSGPFLDTEDLFRGAVAATPMEMSVGLATLGNGGKKPKPYLISRIADADGKTIYNARPSVTQALSKEAAAESVRVLKNRSGTRCFTGATGSERDAWTLRLGPSGSTAIWIGFDTPTRIAGEARLNALLDEFVERLGN
- a CDS encoding glycosyltransferase gives rise to the protein MPLVSVVLPFRDAVVTLADAVRSILRQEFRDIELIAVDDGSRDGSAASLAGIGDTRFRLVRNRLPCGVVAATATGLGLACGEWFARMDADDISLPRRIGEQLKAADESVGVVTCGVESIGCKGDGMRRYVDWTNSLADHDAMARCRFVESPVINPTALVRMDWMRRVGGYHDTPWAEDHDLWLRLFAAGCRFARVPEILFQWRDSPGRLTRRDPRYGSVARSRMRAHHLKILPGVRENGIVIAGAGPIGKRLALDLLGEGVEVKGFFDVNPARVGQCIHGARVAAAGQMASKWRESILLGAVGLKGARDSVARMAASAGRREGEDFWAVC
- a CDS encoding L,D-transpeptidase, giving the protein MKQPIRILASIALGGAAILLSSCGNMSSSSGTAFSFDPPAKKPGNPSAVKVHISTGAGKLYVTEGNEVLLATPVCVGTSATPTPHGNFRITSKTRHRRRASNPGAGYPMTYWMSFYSPAYGMHWGFVKPYPSTHGCVRMPLNSARKVFDMTRVGTPVNVASSQPWDSTIGAKLPRLDDGPLPNPPDSYMKSAKVFEDHEKGKMWDFR
- a CDS encoding rhodanese-like domain-containing protein: MGIDKIIRSCLIASLLMLPARGNEKTEPLQIDRAEQLLAANVQLIDVRTKEEWDESHLKGAKLVTVTEDDFLAKAVLDPEKEVLVYCRSGKRSAIAAEKLRAAGYAVHEISGGITAWVEAGKPVEKGTPHDTGKQADKP
- a CDS encoding bile acid:sodium symporter family protein, producing MIVKIGLPLILAFIMFSLGLGLRKTDFTRILRYPRAFLTGAACQLLLLPAFAFGLVTAFSFPPDIAVGVMILSFCPGGVTSNVLTRLSNGNTPLSISLTAVTSLAAIVTVPVLVALSVGHFMGKDAPDVDILALGMTMFLITAVPVALGMLVTALAPQLVAGISGAVSRTAMILFFVIIVAALASNWAVFSGNLPNLGPALVLLNIGMLAIGLAASRVMGLGSEDASTVSIEAGVQNGTLGIAVGSLVALGSSEALPPTTVPSAVYSIIMYLVTIPFVVWRRRVRG